The genomic stretch AGCAAACGTTGTTCGCTTTAGGTTTAAAAAAGTTGAACGCATCCAAAGAAGTTGAAGCTACGCCTCAAATCGAAGGCATGGTAAATAAAGTTAAGCACTTGGTAAAAGTGGAACAATTAGCAAATTAGCAAATGTGCCAATAAGCAAATGTTCTTTATTGGTACATTTGCACATTATCTCATTTGCATATTCAATAAAAGCGAGGGGGCGATTCCCCCGTTGAGTCTAAAAAATCAAATAAAATGAAACTACACTCTCTGAAACCCGCAGAAGGCGCGGTTCACAAAGTAAAACGTCTTGGTCGCGGCGAAGCGTCCGGTAAAGGCGGTACATCTACAAAAGGTAATAAAGGTGGTCAAAGCCGTGCAGGTTATAAAAGCAAGCCCGCACACGAAGGTGGTCAGATGCCAATTCAACGTCGTACTCCGAAACGCGGATTTAAAAACCCCGGACGTGTTGAATATAAGGTATTTAACTTAGCTCAAATTGAGTTGCTTGCTGCTAAATATCAATTGACTGAATTTACTTTGGAAAATTTATATATCAACGGATTGGTTTCCCGTACCGATAAAGTAAAAATTTTAGGCAATGGAGAAATTGCTGCAAAACTGAGCTTTAAAGTTCACGCGGCAAGCGAAAAAGCCAAAGCGGCGATTGAAGCAGTTGGCGGAACGGTAGAAATTTTGAAATAATTTTTAAAAAATATTCCGGACGCATCCTAAAGATGCGTCCTTTTTGCCTTATATTGCAGTCCCTTTCAAACAAAGGATATAGACAATTAATCAGATGAAGAAACTTATTCAGACTTTAAAAAATATTTGGAGCATTGATGAGTTGCGCGAGAAGATTACGCTGACGCTTTTGCTTCTGTTGGTATATCGCTTTGGTGCGCATATTGTGATTCCGGGTATTGACCCAAACAAAATTGAAGCTGCTGCAAAAAGTACGCAAAATAACGGGTTGCTTGGTTTATTCGATGCATTTGCCGGCGGAGCATTTTCTCAGGCCGGAATTTTTGCTTTAGGTGTAATGCCGTATATTTCTGCATCTATCTTTATGCAATTAATGACGGTACTTGTACCTCAATTACAAAAAATTCAAAAGGAAGGTAAAAGCGGGCAAATTAAAATTAATCAGTGGACTCGTTACCTGACTGTGGTAGTTACTGCATTTCAGGCAGTAGCATATATTTCTTTGCTGGAAAGTCAAAGCTATCGTGCAGCATTAATTGATACCTATCAACCTTATTTTTATGTATCGACTATTTTTGTATTAACGGCTGGTTCATTGTTTGTGATGTGGCTTGGCGAAAAAATTCAGGATAAAGGCTTGGGTAATGGTATTTCTATCATCATCATGATTGGTATCCTTTCTCGTCTGCCGCAGGCTGTTATTCAGGAATTCCAATCTAAAATGGTAAAAGGCGGCAACGGCTTATTGATATTCTTAATCGAAATTGCGGCTTTCATTTTTATCAATATGGCTTTGGTAATGCTGGTACAAGGGGTAAGAAAAGTACCCGTGATTTATGCAAAGCAACTGGTTGGCAATAAACAAGTTGGTGGTGCACGTCAATTTCTTCCATTAAAGGTAAATGCTGCCGGTGTAATGCCGATTATCTTTGCCCAAGCAATTATGTTTTTGCCGACATTGGTTTCTTTTACCAATTTGGATAAAGGAGGTGCTATTGCAAGAATCTTTGGCGATCACACCAATGTTTGGTACATGGTTATCTATGGTGTAATGACAATTGCCTTTACATTTTTATATACGGCACTAATCTTCAATCCCAAAGAAATGAGCGAAGATTTGAAGCGTAACAATGGATTTATTCCGGGTGTTCAACCCGGACAACCGACTGCCGATTACATTGGTTCTATCATGGATAGAATTACTTTTCCCGGTGCTGTTGCGTTGGCGCTCGCAGGTATTTTGCCGGGTTTTGCGCAAATGCTTGGCGTTCAGCAAAGTTTCAGCTATTTCTTCGGTGGAACATCTTTGTTGATTATGGTTGCGGTAATTCTGGATACATTACAACAGATAGAGACGCATTTGCTCATGCGCCAATACGATGGTTTGATGAGTGGTAATGCACGTATTCAAGGACGCACTTACAGCGGAAGCAGAGTTTAATTTTGCATTTTTACTATATATTAATTTCATAAAGAAAGCCTGTCAAACTTACAAGTCTGACAGGCTTTTTGTTTTAGTCTTGTTTTATCTTTATTGCATTTTTGAAATCGTTCAATTATGAGGAAATTTTTTTTGTCGGTTATTGTGTTTCTTTCTATTATTCCGGTTAAATCACAACACCTTTCTTTATCAGCGAAATCGATCGATGATAAAATCAAAAATTTGCTTGGAAAAATGTCTATTGATGAAAAAATCAATCAGTTGTCGGGAGTATTCGGTTGGGAAATGTATGCAAAGAAAAACGATTCAATTACCATCTCCGACAAACTTAAAAATATGCCGCAGATTCCGGGATTTTTGTGGGGAACATTGCGCGCCGACCCCTGGACAAAAATTTCTTTAATCAACGGCTTAACTGTTCCACAAGCTGTGGAAACCACAAATGCTTTGCAGCATTATGCTGTAACACATTCTAAAAATCATATTCCGCTTTTATTGGCGGAAGAGGGCGCGCACGGCGAAATGGCAATAAGTACGACGGTTTTTCCTACGGCGCTTGGGCAGGCTTCAACCTGGGACACGGCTTTGATTCGTCAAATGGCTGAAGCCATTGCAGCGGAAACGCGCTCGCAGGGAAGCAATATTGTTTATGCACCTATTCTTGATTTGGCACGTGAGCCGCGCTGGTCGCGTGTAGAAGAAACCTTTGGCGAAGACCCTGAGCTTGTGGGCGAAATGGGCGTTGCGGTGGTCAGAGGATTACAGAATGGCAAGTATAAAGTAATCAGTACATTAAAACATTTTACGGCTTATGGAATGTCCGACGGCGGGCAAAACGGCGGACCTGTAACACTTGGTAAAAGAGATTTGTTGGAAAATATTTTGTATCCGTTCCACATGGCAGTAGCGGCAGGAGCTAAGTCCATAATGGCTTCTTACAATTCGATAGATGGAATTCCTTGCTCTGCCAATCCGTATTTATTAACTGATATTTTAAGGAAACAATGGAATTTTAAAGGTTTTGTGGTTTCGGATTTGGGCAGCATTGACGGATTGCACAGTACGCAAAACATAGTCTCTACGCCCGAAGCAGGCGCGGCTTTATCCTTAAAAGCAGGAATGGATGCGGACCTTGGCGGCAATGGTTTCGGCAAAAATCTGAAGAAAGCCTATGACGAAAAATTGATTTCCATGAGTGAGATTGATACAGCTGTGAGTCGTGTGTTGAGCGCAAAATTTGAACTGGGTTTGTTTGAAAATCCTTATGCCGATTCTTCCGAAGCACTTGCAAATGTCGGTAGTGAGGCACATATAAAAATTGCAAGGAAAGTAGCGGATGAATCAATTATTTTATTGAAAAATGATTCCGTAAATAATAAGCCGTTATTACCGCTTTCTAAAGACATTAAAAACATTGCGGTTATCGGTCCGAATGCAGATAATGTTTATAATCAAATCGGCGATTATTCCGCGCCGCAAAAACCTAATGCAGTTGTAACTGTTTTGAAAGGCATTCAAAATAAATTGCCGAATGCGAATATTCAATACGTGAAAGGTTGCACTATTCGCGATACAACTTGGAACCAAATCGATGAAGCCGTGAAAGCCGCGCAGAATGCGGATGCAACGGTAATTGTGCTTGGCGGTTCGAGCGCGCGTGATTTTAAAACCGATTACAAAAATACCGGCGCCGCAGTTGTAAAAGATAATGAACAACATTTGAGCGATATGGAAAGCGGCGAAGGTTACGACCGTACAACGCTTGATTTGCTTGGCTTGCAAAATAAATTGTTACAAGCCGTTGTCGCAACAGGAAAACCTGTTGTGTTGGTAACAATTGAAGGACGACCGTTAAATTTGAATTGGGCTGCAAAACACGTTCCTGCAATTGTCAATGCTTGGTATCCCGGCGGGCAAGGTGGCAATGCTATTGCGGACGTGCTGTTCGGAGATTATAACCCTGCAGGCAGATTACCCGTTTCTTACCCGCGAAGTGTGGGACAATTGCCGATTTATTATAATTATCAACGTCCGGCAAAACACAGATATGTCGAGGAAGAGGCAACGCCTTTGTATCCGTTTGGTTACGGCTTGAGTTACAGTAAATTTTTTTACCGGAATCTTTCGATTGAAAATAAAAGTATTGCAACAAAGACAAATATTAAAGTTAGTTTTTCAGTTACTAATACGAGCAATATTGACGGCGACGAAGTGCCGCAATTATACATTCATCAAAAGTATGCATCAACCGTTCGTCCGCGATTACAGTTGCGGGCGTTCGATAGGATTCATCTGAAAGCAGGCGAAACAAAAACTGTAACATTTTTTATTACAGATGAGCAATTGCGCAATTGGACAGCACAAGAAAAATGGGAAGTTGAGAAAGGCGAATATGAAATTCTGATCGGTGCATCGTCAAACGATATTCGGTTGAAAGGCTCAATCAATTTATAATTTAAGCAATGACTCCGGAATACATCATACAATCTTTGGGCGACGATGCACTTATTGTTGATTTCGGTAAACTTCCGTTGGTGGACGCACATTTTGAAGTTACAAGATTGAACCGAAAAATACAAGCCGGGCTGTCGCATGAAATTGTGGAAACTGTTGCTGCCTATACAACACTTGCCATTTTTTATCGTTTAGATGTTGTGTTAAAAAACAATCGGCGAAAGAAAAATGAAACGGCATTTTACTATGTCAAAAATAAGGTTGAGCAATTATTACAAGAAAAGGATAAGGCTGTTTTAAAAGCTGAAGAAAGACTGATAAAAATTCCTGTCTGCTATGATGAAATCTTCGCGCCCGACCTTAAAAATCTTTCGATAAAAAAAGAAATGACAGTTGATAAAATAATCGCCATTCATTCATCAAAAGTGTATAATGTGTATATGATTGGTTTTTTGCCCGGCTTTCCATACTTGGGCGAAGTCGACGATGCTATTGCATTTGAACGAAAAAAGCAACCTGTAAATGTAGCGGAAGGAAGCGTGGGAATTGCAGGAAAACAAACAGGGATATATCCGGTAGGTTCGCCCGGCGGATGGCAGATTATCGGCAGAACACCCGTAAAAATATTTGATCCGCAGAATGAGGAACCATGTTTTTTAAAAGCCGGAGATAAAATACAGTTTTATTCAATCAGCAAAAATGAGTTTGAAAATTATCAAAGCCGGAATACTTGAT from Arachidicoccus sp. BS20 encodes the following:
- the rplO gene encoding 50S ribosomal protein L15; this translates as MKLHSLKPAEGAVHKVKRLGRGEASGKGGTSTKGNKGGQSRAGYKSKPAHEGGQMPIQRRTPKRGFKNPGRVEYKVFNLAQIELLAAKYQLTEFTLENLYINGLVSRTDKVKILGNGEIAAKLSFKVHAASEKAKAAIEAVGGTVEILK
- the pxpB gene encoding 5-oxoprolinase subunit PxpB — translated: MTPEYIIQSLGDDALIVDFGKLPLVDAHFEVTRLNRKIQAGLSHEIVETVAAYTTLAIFYRLDVVLKNNRRKKNETAFYYVKNKVEQLLQEKDKAVLKAEERLIKIPVCYDEIFAPDLKNLSIKKEMTVDKIIAIHSSKVYNVYMIGFLPGFPYLGEVDDAIAFERKKQPVNVAEGSVGIAGKQTGIYPVGSPGGWQIIGRTPVKIFDPQNEEPCFLKAGDKIQFYSISKNEFENYQSRNT
- a CDS encoding glycoside hydrolase family 3 N-terminal domain-containing protein; this encodes MSIDEKINQLSGVFGWEMYAKKNDSITISDKLKNMPQIPGFLWGTLRADPWTKISLINGLTVPQAVETTNALQHYAVTHSKNHIPLLLAEEGAHGEMAISTTVFPTALGQASTWDTALIRQMAEAIAAETRSQGSNIVYAPILDLAREPRWSRVEETFGEDPELVGEMGVAVVRGLQNGKYKVISTLKHFTAYGMSDGGQNGGPVTLGKRDLLENILYPFHMAVAAGAKSIMASYNSIDGIPCSANPYLLTDILRKQWNFKGFVVSDLGSIDGLHSTQNIVSTPEAGAALSLKAGMDADLGGNGFGKNLKKAYDEKLISMSEIDTAVSRVLSAKFELGLFENPYADSSEALANVGSEAHIKIARKVADESIILLKNDSVNNKPLLPLSKDIKNIAVIGPNADNVYNQIGDYSAPQKPNAVVTVLKGIQNKLPNANIQYVKGCTIRDTTWNQIDEAVKAAQNADATVIVLGGSSARDFKTDYKNTGAAVVKDNEQHLSDMESGEGYDRTTLDLLGLQNKLLQAVVATGKPVVLVTIEGRPLNLNWAAKHVPAIVNAWYPGGQGGNAIADVLFGDYNPAGRLPVSYPRSVGQLPIYYNYQRPAKHRYVEEEATPLYPFGYGLSYSKFFYRNLSIENKSIATKTNIKVSFSVTNTSNIDGDEVPQLYIHQKYASTVRPRLQLRAFDRIHLKAGETKTVTFFITDEQLRNWTAQEKWEVEKGEYEILIGASSNDIRLKGSINL
- the rpmD gene encoding 50S ribosomal protein L30 codes for the protein MAKIKITQVKSAIDRPKDQKQTLFALGLKKLNASKEVEATPQIEGMVNKVKHLVKVEQLAN
- the secY gene encoding preprotein translocase subunit SecY; the protein is MKKLIQTLKNIWSIDELREKITLTLLLLLVYRFGAHIVIPGIDPNKIEAAAKSTQNNGLLGLFDAFAGGAFSQAGIFALGVMPYISASIFMQLMTVLVPQLQKIQKEGKSGQIKINQWTRYLTVVVTAFQAVAYISLLESQSYRAALIDTYQPYFYVSTIFVLTAGSLFVMWLGEKIQDKGLGNGISIIIMIGILSRLPQAVIQEFQSKMVKGGNGLLIFLIEIAAFIFINMALVMLVQGVRKVPVIYAKQLVGNKQVGGARQFLPLKVNAAGVMPIIFAQAIMFLPTLVSFTNLDKGGAIARIFGDHTNVWYMVIYGVMTIAFTFLYTALIFNPKEMSEDLKRNNGFIPGVQPGQPTADYIGSIMDRITFPGAVALALAGILPGFAQMLGVQQSFSYFFGGTSLLIMVAVILDTLQQIETHLLMRQYDGLMSGNARIQGRTYSGSRV